In Takifugu rubripes chromosome 22, fTakRub1.2, whole genome shotgun sequence, the genomic window GAGCAGAGGTGGGACTGCAGGAGAGCTCCGGAGCAACGCCAGACGAGGGCCCGGGAAGTTGCCAGCGACTCAAAGGCGGTTTAATAATGGAAGCAGACCACACGCGGCAATGGTAAATCCCATTCAGCCTGATGAGTGACTCCCAGCAGCACCGAGCTCAGTGGGGGGTTGTAAACATTTACACTAAGAGCCTGTCCAGTGCACATGGCTGGTGCCTGCCAGCCACCTCGGTATCGAATGTTGTGTTGCATATTTTGTCATTCGAGTCCCGTCCCCGAAATTGTAGGAATCACACCACCAATTTATGAAGGAGGCGTCCAAATGTGACAACAGGCTTATGCTAAATGGAGAAAATAGAGCTAAACATTGTTAAAACACCCCTAGACCCACATGGTGGAGAGTGCTCAGGCGGAGAGCTGCTATGCTCCCCGCTGTGAACTGGGAAAGTGATGTTGGTGGGCTTCCTCCTCCATGAGGGCCGCCTCGTTCTTGGGCCCCGATTTGAAGCCTTTTTGAAGTCTGTTTCCTGCCGCCGCCTGCCAACATTAATGTTTCCACAAAAGCAGAAATGCTAAATCAAATGGGCGCACTATACCGCGCCGTCCCGCAGCGACTCGCGGTCCCACAGAAAATTATTAAAAAGCTCTTTATTATATATGCGCTTAAAGTCTGGGACGCCTCTTTTGTCTTTTGTATCGACGCAACGCGTTCCAATAAAATGGATCCTCGTTAATTAATTGAAAGGATGTCAGGAGGCGACTGCGTCACTCCAATCTGACCCAATTTTCTGATTTACATCAGATTAAGaaaacaaaaggggggggggggggttgcttctATGTGGATTTCTACCAAGTTAAATGGATTTTAAAgcaaaacagcagaaataaagtttttttttttttaatttatttgcagCTGTGgacgaagaagaaaatgagCCGGATGTGTTTGGGCTCAATCCTTTATTGTTTCAAAACTCTATCTGTTGCAATACAGTCGTTACATGTGCGATGATGGGATGGCTCATTTACAGGTGAGTCACGGGCACAGAGCGTTTCCATAacctgatgatgacgatggtggtgatgatgatgatggtggggggAAGTTTGGGCTGATATATTTAGATCTGGCAGCTCAGGTGACTTCCcttttcaaatgaataaaagccttttgtatttttatctttattttttttttatttttgaaagtgCATTTCAAAGAGCTCGGGTCCCGAGCGGCGCCGGGTCACGCCGGGCTCTCCGCGAGGGACGCGGAGCGTTTACTACATTTTCCAACTACGACATTTATCTGGATaagcaaaaatcaaagaaaacagaTCAACATGCATGCCGAGAACATTCCGCCAGCAACATTTAGaataaatgtgggttttttttaattaggcTGATAATGACAACAGTATTTTCCACAAATGGACAAATGAAAACTAATATTTAACACCCAAATTTTGTTCAATTTTACACACAGGCGGGGCGCCGCAGCGTCCAGGGCCGCGCCCTCAGAGTCCATCCGATTGGTCCACAATACCAAATCTGGGgtttaaaacaaaactaaagagcaaaaataataattagTAGTGGTAGCAGGTCGGATTCTGACGCGATTCTTCTTCTCTTAAAGTCTCTCCGCTTGAGAAGCGCTCCTCTTCCAAAGTGACGCCATATAAATAACTATTTCAGCCCGTTGCTCGGCTATACTTTCCTGTTCCATGGAACAGCTTTCACTCTGTAGAACTTTGTCCCCAAAGGAACCTTGAACCTGTTCTGAGCCTGAAGGGGGAGGAAATGCAGAGATGTGAGAATCAGAGGCTAAAGAGCAGCTCAGCGGCGTCCCTCTCGCACGCGCGCGCTACGAACGCTACCGCTACCTTTTTGGCTTGACAGTATTCCTTCTCCATCACCTTTCCGAGGACCCACGGCCGCCTCGACGTCCCCGAGgctgaaacaacaaagaaacaacataTAAACACTTGTGGGGCGGCGTCTCAGCTTCCAGAAGGTGCAGCGGCTCACCTGGTTTGAGGTCAAGCGCGGTGAGGGACTCCGAGTGGAGGAAGTAGAGGGTGGGTCCCACTGTGAACAGCACGTAGTTGTCGTGTCTCTCGTCCAGGATGATGAGAACCAAATCGCCTACTTGGAAactgaccccgcccccccaacAAAAGATACTCAGAGTTCCGCCGACTGGACGAACACGTCAATAATCAGCGCTCCAGCTCAAAGAAgggaaagaaataaaacacttaCTCTCGAATGGCGATTTTATCAGAGTGCCGCGAGGACACAGACGACATGCTCTGAGACATCTGCAGTGGAGAGGAGCAGGTCAGCGTGCACAGGTGACACATGGGTTACATTTGTCTCACTAAGCCACATTTAGAAAAACTATACCTCCTTAAATCAGGGATGAAGTATTTTGAATTCATATCAGATTGGATGACctgttttgtttaaaacaatgtgGTTTTATTGGGGTTCTGACTATATTTTCCTCGCGGGTCGCACCTTTAATCTTTGGTGCTACTGCCCCCTAATGGCGCGGCTGTGACACAGCACAGAGAGAAGCAGCGACTCACCAGTCTCTGACTGAGGCGtttgttctcctcctctttcatgtgTAACGTCTGAAAGAGAAGATCGGGCCGATGAGCAAACGCAGGACGGCTCTCGGACGGACGGACCTGGCGTACTCACCCGCTCTAGCAGGAGGATCCGCTGTTTCTCCTCGGACATCAGCATGTTCTCGCTGCAACAACAGAGTAACACGTCGTGTTTAGCTCCGTTATTGAGTTGAATCATTATTAAACCATTTTACCAGCGCCTCAGACATTTAAGGCTCAAACAAGCATCATTTGATGAGACTGGAGGCCCGACGGCGTGGaattaacctttgacctttgcaggACGTGTTGAGGATACTCACTGGACTGTGACCATGCTGGCTTCCACCGCCGAATCCACCCCTTCGTCTTCCGCGACAGAGGCCAGCCTGTCGGTTTCGGGCGTGGGCTCGGAgaaacaagccccgcccccgggCAGAGCCCGCGCTCCGGCGTCTGCTCCGGCGCGAGGAAGCTCCTGAGCCGAGGGGTTGGTGGCGAAGAAGGCGGAGGAGACCAAGGCGGCGCTGCGCAGGCggttcagctcctcttccaaGTGCTTCTTCTCCTGCATGACGCTGGCTCGGTCCTCCGACAGCGTCTCAATCAGCGCTGAAACGCAGGAGCTCGTGAGCGGCGGCGGTGGGAGGAGCTTCCCGGATCAGGGCTCCTCAAAGACGGGACTCACCTTTGTCCTTGTCCTGCTGCTGAGTGACGTTCCGCAGCTTCTCCGTCAGCTCGCTGATGATCTGCTCCTTCTTGAGCTTCTCGCGGGTTAGAACGGTGTTGAAGTTAGTCTATGGAAGGTCATTCAAGGTCATTCCATGACGGTCACCAAACccaatgttgtgtgtgtgtgtgtgtgacgctgaGGAGCGTTTTTAGGTCCCAGCAGTGAACGAGACCACCGAAAACACCAACCTGCTGCTCGGCGATCAGAGAGGTTTTGAGGTTCTGGATCTCTTCgttcttctgcttctccaggAGCTCCATCTGAGACTGCAGGGAAGCCCGCTCCTGCTGCAGACGCTCCTGGATGGCGGAGTCCAAGGACAGCGGGGCTGCGGCGTCGGCGCTCCGCTCGGCGTGCAGCGACAGCCCTCCGTCACTGGGAATCGGGAGCAAACTGTTTCAGGCTGGTTTCAAAGGGGCCCGTTTCAACAGCGGCGTTTTGTACCTTTTTGAGGGTGGCCTCTGCTGAAGCTCCGTCTCCAGGTGCCGAATGTTCTCGAGGAGCTTCTGCTCCATCTCgtccttctgctgctggagttcctcgAAGGCGTCTGAAGACGCCGCCCGCGACGCGTCCGTTTCCACTTTTTTGGACAGCAGCTCGTTTTCTGCCTGCAACTTGCCGATAAGAGtcctcagctcctgctccaggtcCTGGAAGCTCCTCCACTGCCGTCCTTTCTCCTCCACCGCAGCGCAGACCTTCTGCTCGGCCTCCTGCCGaagcctctcctgctgctcgcCGTGAGCCCTCGCGGCGTCCTCCGCCTGCTCCCGGAGGGAGGCGATCTCGTTGCGCAGCGCGACGGCCTCCTCCTCGTGCCTGTCCACCAGCTCGGAGATGCAGTGGTCCTTCTCGATCCTCATGAGGGTCCTCAGTTCGGACAGGTGCACCTCGTACTCCTCGTTCTTCAAGCGGAGCTGTTTCTGGACGCACGCGAGCTCTTCCCCGAGGTCCCTGGTCTCCGATTCCACCCGGGACCTCACAGCCTCGGCCTGCTGCGTCCTGGCCTCCTCAAACAAGCCCCTCAgctcctccgtctccgcctccttGAGGGCCAACTCCACCTCCAGTTTGCAGCGCAGCTCTGCGAGCTCCGCGCCGCGACACTCCAAGTCCGTCACCCGCCTTTCCTTCTCTCCGAGCTCGCTGGCGTGCTGATCCAGAGTCTCGATCAGCTTGGCGCCGTTCTCAGCAGCCAGATCCTCCAGGGCCTTGCGGTGCTCCTCGCTGAGGCTCTCGAGCTCCGCCTGGTGTTCCTGCTTCAACTggtcctccagctctttcaaCCGGGTCTGCTCCGcaacctccagctcctcccggATCTCCTTCCGACTGCGTTCGATCTCAGCGTGCAGATCCTTCAGGCGAGCGGACAGGGAGCCGTTGGAAGCCGCGAGCACCtcgatctcctcctcctgcctgctgGTCGCCTGCTCCAGGTTCCGGATCAGatccttctgcttcctctccgcCTCGGCCAAGCGCTCCTTCTCATTCTCGAGCTGGACCAGCTCCTTCTCTTTGCGCTCCACGAGCCCCTCCAGGTCGAGCATCGCGCGCTGGACGTCCCGGACGATGTTCCGATTGACTTGGTTTTCCTCCGTTAGCGTCCGGACCTGCTCTTCCAGCTCTTGCCGGAGGGACAGAAGCTCCTTCTGGTGCCGCTCCGTCGTCTCCAGTTGGTGGTCGTGGCAGATGTTTCGCACCTCTGCGCCCACGCTCCTCAGGACAAACCCAAAGTCCTTCTGCTCTTTTAACACGGCGGTTCTCAGGTGACAGAGGTCGTCCTTCACGCTCCGAACGCCGCTCCGGGTCTCCTCTGCAGCCGACTGATACTTCTCGATGACCCGTCGGAAGGCGGCGACCCTGGCGTTCTCCCTCTCCAGGATTGTCGTGGCCTGCATGCGTTTGCTGTCGATGGCGTTAATCACCGAGGAATAGAGAGACTCCACCATCATTTCGGGGCTGGTGGGGTCGCTGATGGGGTTCGGGGAGGTCAGGGTCTCCTCGATGACGAATTCATTGACGGCAGACATGAAGTCGGACTCTGGACTCTCTGCCAGAGAGTCCAGATCCAGGGAGCCCTGCTGCAACACTGGATCCATGTTGGGGTGGCCGATGGTTTCAAAGTCAAACGTCTGAGCGTCGATGCTGTCTGGGGATAAGTCCTCCAGAGGAGCCAGGACCGGAACATGAAGGGCCTGGCAGCTGGTTCCCTGAAGACTGAGCGAGGGGGGGGTTTTGGAGGACGCGGACGCCGTCGTCCCAGCTATGCTTTCAGACTGCGGGGTCGCGGCGGTTGATCTATGCGAGCTCCGACTGTACGATTCCTGCAGAACGACACgcggaaaaacacaacaacggGGTGTAAACGGGGTTCCGAGCCGggccggagccggagccgggTCAGGCGGTCCCTTTACCCTTTGTTCGCTTAACAGGTCGGTGATCGTTTGAGACATCTCGTCCACACTCTGAGCAGCCTGGACCAGGTGGTGAAGGGCGTCGACGTGGCGATTTAAGGGTTCAAAGTCACACACGGCGGGAACCCTGCGGTGAAAGCAAAACGGACATATAAGGACACAAGCTTGCCAAAATTAGCGCTAGAACCGGGCCGAACAATGTTTGACTGGACACCAGACCCTGGGGTCGCCCAACCACCTCCAACCGGAGCTGGATTTTAGATCAAACCGGCCACTCTGTTCCATGGTGCTTCTCCCACGTTCCACTTCCGGTTTCACCTGAAGCCTTTCGAACGTACGCGGTGAAACCGCGCCCCCCCGTGGCGGAACCACGCATCACAGCCGATTCAGTGACGTCAGTATTCAACGATGATTGATGGGACATAATTGAGGTCACCCTTAACCCAATAACAGCCGACGCACGTGGACTCGAACAAGGACGGGGACGTACATTAGGAACGGCTGCACCTCGACAGGGCAGCACGATTTCAGGTACTGCAGGTCCTCGACGGAGATGTCAGGAAGCTCGTCGTCGAACCTCCTGGGCTTCTGCGTCTGCAAACATCCGATAAAACCAGAGGAAGACGCCCTTAAAACGCAGCGGCGAGCGAGAAGCGGTCACGTGGCAGCACAAAACTTACACAAAAGGCCCTGGGGGGCCACGAATCCAGTCCTTTAAACAGGCGGTTCCTGAGGAAGGATTTCCCTGAGAGGACACAAACAGGATGAGCCAACGATCCCGGGAAGAAGCAGACGTGAAATAAAGAGTTCTCACGGAAGAGCTTCCCGAACGATTCCCTCTTCAGCTTCTCTGCGTCGTACAGCAGCTTCCCGTCCTTCACCAGCGAATACGCCCACTGAGGAGACACGGCGGACATCTTAAAGCTCAGCAGACACCAGGCGGGACAGCAGATCCCTCCTGGGGGGGGAACCGGGACGGGTCTCTGACCTCTCTGTAGTGGCGCATGAACATCTTCCTCCTGACCACCTCCGCCACCGCCAGGCAGTACATCTGCGGGACGTTGCTGAGGGCCTCCAccaccctcaccctctccagcagctccgtcAGCAGCCGGAGCAGAGCCTGGACCTTCTCGCCGTCCTGGTCCGCGTGGAGCATCACGTAGCAGCACCatctggggggggaggggggagcagaaatGACGTCCTGGGCGGGTGGAACCGCGCTCAGGAGGTCCGTTAGCTTACTTGAGGCGGACTTGGAGGTTGTTTGTGAGCTCCTGCTTGGCGGTGGTGCACTTCTTCTTGAtgtccagcagcttcctgtggtTGTTCAGCATGATCATCAGCTGGTTGGTGTGGCTCAGACACAAGTCCGGCAGAACCGACGTGTCCTTCAGGTTCTCCGCTCGCTTCTGATTGGCCAAAAATCCCTGCGGGGAGACAAGAGGCCGCTCTTTCACCCGGATCCACGGGAGATctgggggacgggggggggtcGCTGTCCGACTACCTGAGCGAGTTCCTTCTGCTCGTTCACCAGCTTCTTGCAGCTCGCAATCATCTGGTCGAGGGCGTAGAGTCGGTCCTCCAGCCCCTTGATGGACTTCATGTTGTGGTTATCCAGCTTGGCGATGGTGTCGCGGCAGTCGCCCAGGAAGGGCTGGATGATGCGGGGGTCCAGCTGCAAGGACCAAGCTCCGGTGAACGCCTGCAACCTCGGCAGAGCCGCACGGTGCCTGTCTCACTCACCCTGTTGATGGACTCGAAGCACTTCCTGACCACCGACTCCACGTCGTTGGGCCGGTCCTGCAC contains:
- the rb1cc1 gene encoding RB1-inducible coiled-coil protein 1; the encoded protein is MKLYVFQVNNGSTLTFDTDLAVQTVLELKHAIQTKYKIAIQHQVLVVNGGECMVAERRVCSYSAGTETNPIFLFNKEMILSDRDPAIPKTTFSIESEIQVKVEESLLMPAVFHTVASRTQLALEMFEVANKLSSFCERLVHDEHLQHQGWAAIMANLEDCTTSCQKLLLKFENSYLSYQQDLEEIKTKLSKLGTAVAVMARIPLLECLTRQSYRESVERSGSTPGKESDETEEGEKSTDSVLRAGPGSSESPGGGQEAGEMSDSGGLRAILDEAANPTCFNVTLLDWINVQDRPNDVESVVRKCFESINRLDPRIIQPFLGDCRDTIAKLDNHNMKSIKGLEDRLYALDQMIASCKKLVNEQKELAQGFLANQKRAENLKDTSVLPDLCLSHTNQLMIMLNNHRKLLDIKKKCTTAKQELTNNLQVRLKWCCYVMLHADQDGEKVQALLRLLTELLERVRVVEALSNVPQMYCLAVAEVVRRKMFMRHYREWAYSLVKDGKLLYDAEKLKRESFGKLFRKSFLRNRLFKGLDSWPPRAFCTQKPRRFDDELPDISVEDLQYLKSCCPVEVQPFLMVPAVCDFEPLNRHVDALHHLVQAAQSVDEMSQTITDLLSEQRESYSRSSHRSTAATPQSESIAGTTASASSKTPPSLSLQGTSCQALHVPVLAPLEDLSPDSIDAQTFDFETIGHPNMDPVLQQGSLDLDSLAESPESDFMSAVNEFVIEETLTSPNPISDPTSPEMMVESLYSSVINAIDSKRMQATTILERENARVAAFRRVIEKYQSAAEETRSGVRSVKDDLCHLRTAVLKEQKDFGFVLRSVGAEVRNICHDHQLETTERHQKELLSLRQELEEQVRTLTEENQVNRNIVRDVQRAMLDLEGLVERKEKELVQLENEKERLAEAERKQKDLIRNLEQATSRQEEEIEVLAASNGSLSARLKDLHAEIERSRKEIREELEVAEQTRLKELEDQLKQEHQAELESLSEEHRKALEDLAAENGAKLIETLDQHASELGEKERRVTDLECRGAELAELRCKLEVELALKEAETEELRGLFEEARTQQAEAVRSRVESETRDLGEELACVQKQLRLKNEEYEVHLSELRTLMRIEKDHCISELVDRHEEEAVALRNEIASLREQAEDAARAHGEQQERLRQEAEQKVCAAVEEKGRQWRSFQDLEQELRTLIGKLQAENELLSKKVETDASRAASSDAFEELQQQKDEMEQKLLENIRHLETELQQRPPSKSDGGLSLHAERSADAAAPLSLDSAIQERLQQERASLQSQMELLEKQKNEEIQNLKTSLIAEQQTNFNTVLTREKLKKEQIISELTEKLRNVTQQQDKDKALIETLSEDRASVMQEKKHLEEELNRLRSAALVSSAFFATNPSAQELPRAGADAGARALPGGGACFSEPTPETDRLASVAEDEGVDSAVEASMVTVHENMLMSEEKQRILLLERTLHMKEEENKRLSQRLMSQSMSSVSSRHSDKIAIRDFQVGDLVLIILDERHDNYVLFTVGPTLYFLHSESLTALDLKPASGTSRRPWVLGKVMEKEYCQAKKAQNRFKVPLGTKFYRVKAVPWNRKV